A genomic window from Hyla sarda isolate aHylSar1 chromosome 10, aHylSar1.hap1, whole genome shotgun sequence includes:
- the LOC130294313 gene encoding urokinase plasminogen activator surface receptor-like — translation MKLLLKSGLYSALLCLAVGLQCFTFRGLPDHASQEQKAETCDGKQQYCSSTFITYSGILHGGVLVKECSFGETCNRTHIGSLKHIETSQTILCCDKDLCNQDLVPDLGEDYRTECLACQGPPKTCGGNNHPSMRCGPSQKSCIEVSITNALSQDIMHSMIKSCSNTSACPGLSAFSNGQKPVSYASTHHCCNGSQCNGGEFTDEDPGEENGLECYSRPSPEESGTMRCKGQMTQCMDLIGSSPDDVVMSGCATEAFCQGLYPHFKMPGWESTQCCAEALCNHGNNGVKKETHHDS, via the exons ATGAAGCTATTACTGAAATCCGGCCTCTACAGCGCCCTCTTGTGCCTGG CTGTCGGCCTCCAGTGCTTCACCTTCAGGGGTCTTCCGGACCATGCTTCTCAAGAACAGAAAGCGGAGACGTGTGACGGCAAACAGCAGTACTGCAGTTCTACATTCATCACGTACAGCG GTATACTGCATGGCGGTGTCCTAGTTAAGGAATGTTCTTTTGGAGAAACCTGCAACCGAACCCACATAGGCTCCCTGAAACACATCGAAACCAGCCAGACCATACTCTGCTGTGACAAAGACCTCTGTAACCAAGACTTAGTACCAG ATCTTGGAGAGGATTACCGCACTGAGTGCTTGGCATGCCAGGGACCACCTAAAACGTGTGGGGGCAACAATCATCCAAGTATGAGATGTGGACCTTCTCAAAAATCTTGTATAGAGGTTTCTATCACTAATGCACTGAGTCAAG ACATAATGCACTCCATGATAAAAAGCTGCAGCAACACGTCCGCGTGTCCCGGACTCTCCGCATTCAGCAACGGGCAGAAGCCGGTGTCCTACGCCTCCACTCATCACTGCTGTAATGGAAGCCAGTGCAACGGGGGGGAATTCACAG ACGAGGATCCTGGAGAAGAGAACGGGTTGGAGTGTTACAGCCGACCATCTCCTGAAGAGTCCGGCACAATGCGGTGCAAAGGGCAGATGACCCAGTGTATGGACCTGATAG GTTCTTCTCCAGATGATGTCGTGATGAGTGGCTGTGCTACTGAAGCCTTCTGTCAGGGCCTGTACCCCCACTTCAAAATGCCAGGGTGGGAGAGCACCCAGTGCTGCGCCGAAGCACTCTGCAACCATGGCAATAATGGAGTCAAAAAGGAAACTCACCATGACTCCTAA